In a single window of the Caulobacter soli genome:
- a CDS encoding SEL1-like repeat protein, with protein sequence MTAAAPWSVKGIDPKAREVAKDLARRSGMTLGEWLNRMIIEGEGFDASALEAFGEPSRPSLAVDNARTNPSYYETTRGGAPSRIEAREHPADEVGRVAVALDRLTDRIEAAEKRSAQAISGIDESVRGALQRLVAAEREQVAVAARFEGVADEIKTDQTRAAERLRRIEAEAAGPRSAEALRALEGALGKVAGHLYEGEARTRETIAHLENRLDNQAGVGAGDPSALVEEVVARLGQRLEAAEARTAEALQALNTSFSALDGRLNAVESSNPGEGVQKRLDDLTGSLTQRMEAARMEMAAKLRESADGRFDRMERKLGEMTAHVQAAEQRSAQAIERMGREVVGMADALNRRVQTSEARNTAAIEQVAASIDQKLNRADSVQAQALEKLGAEIARITEKLAERIGNAERRNALAIDDVGDQVTRVTDRLNQRHERTSQELVDRIRQSEERTARLLEEAREKIDTKLGEAQKRLAEQAAAAAPAPARPAPSPFDDGERYSFGGEAVPEDVFHQAAAFAPAPTSTPARTAAPAVFEAPVFEAPAFPASEPPAVEFGEEDFEAADGFTSALEPETAFEPTAEEYDSDFSAPEFATTEFAAPEEPVATGRPLSTREVIEQARAAARQAAMAGDAKGKDKPKAAKKAGTSLFAGFGAKGSEKKAKKGGMKTALMVSATAACLGVGSAGVIMSMAQGTGPVPERVAQGTTNKATGEIRAAETDTSPAGARAAVALTSQVPVEASSTETSPAAIAPPGENAQALYEDGVRRIEAKDRTGLESLRKAANLGLPRAQFYLAKMYEVGEGGVKKDMAEARRWTERAATAGEPRAMHNLALYYYKGDGGERNSTKAASWFRKASDLGLVDSQFNLAQLYEGGWGVSQNPTEAYKWYLIAARSGDNASRARAMALRAQLTAEGQRIAERSASAFRSQAAAPVQAVASAAAPSAGLATAQRALSKLGYYQGPQDGVTSPALQMAIAAYQRDQNLQTSGALDGETLSRLSTWAR encoded by the coding sequence ATGACGGCCGCAGCGCCATGGAGCGTAAAGGGGATCGACCCCAAGGCACGAGAGGTCGCTAAGGACCTCGCGCGTCGCTCCGGCATGACGCTCGGCGAGTGGCTGAACCGCATGATCATCGAGGGCGAGGGCTTCGACGCCTCGGCCCTCGAAGCTTTCGGCGAACCCAGCCGTCCGTCGCTGGCCGTCGACAACGCCCGCACCAATCCTTCTTATTATGAGACCACCCGGGGCGGCGCGCCGTCGCGTATCGAAGCCCGTGAGCATCCCGCCGACGAGGTCGGCCGCGTGGCCGTCGCCCTGGACCGGCTGACCGACCGCATCGAGGCGGCCGAGAAGCGTTCGGCCCAGGCCATCTCGGGTATCGACGAGTCCGTGCGCGGCGCGCTCCAGCGCCTGGTCGCCGCCGAGCGTGAGCAGGTCGCCGTGGCCGCTCGCTTCGAAGGCGTGGCGGACGAGATCAAGACCGACCAGACCCGCGCCGCCGAACGGCTGCGCCGCATCGAGGCCGAAGCCGCCGGTCCGCGCTCGGCTGAAGCCCTGCGCGCCCTGGAAGGCGCGCTCGGCAAGGTCGCCGGTCACCTCTACGAAGGCGAGGCCCGCACCCGCGAGACCATCGCTCACCTGGAAAACCGCCTGGACAACCAGGCTGGCGTCGGTGCTGGCGATCCGTCGGCTCTGGTCGAAGAAGTCGTGGCCCGCCTGGGTCAGCGCCTGGAAGCCGCCGAAGCCCGCACCGCCGAAGCCCTGCAAGCCCTGAACACCTCGTTCAGCGCCCTGGACGGTCGCCTGAACGCGGTCGAGAGCAGCAATCCCGGCGAAGGCGTTCAGAAGCGCCTGGACGACCTGACCGGCAGCCTGACCCAACGCATGGAAGCCGCGCGCATGGAGATGGCCGCCAAGCTGCGCGAAAGCGCCGACGGCCGCTTCGACCGCATGGAACGCAAGCTGGGCGAAATGACCGCCCACGTGCAGGCCGCCGAGCAGCGCTCGGCCCAGGCCATCGAGCGCATGGGCCGCGAGGTCGTCGGCATGGCCGACGCCCTGAATCGTCGCGTCCAGACCTCGGAAGCCCGCAACACCGCCGCCATCGAGCAGGTCGCCGCCAGCATCGACCAGAAGCTGAACCGCGCCGACAGCGTCCAGGCCCAGGCTCTTGAGAAGCTGGGCGCCGAGATCGCCCGGATCACCGAGAAGCTGGCCGAGCGGATCGGCAACGCCGAGCGCCGCAACGCCCTGGCCATCGACGACGTCGGCGATCAGGTCACCCGCGTCACCGACCGCCTGAACCAGCGCCACGAGCGCACGTCGCAGGAACTGGTCGACCGCATCCGCCAGAGCGAGGAGCGCACCGCGCGCCTGCTGGAGGAAGCCCGCGAGAAGATCGACACCAAGCTGGGCGAGGCCCAGAAGCGCCTGGCCGAGCAGGCCGCCGCGGCCGCCCCGGCCCCCGCGCGTCCCGCCCCGTCGCCGTTCGACGACGGTGAGCGCTATTCGTTCGGCGGCGAAGCCGTTCCCGAGGATGTCTTCCACCAGGCGGCCGCCTTCGCGCCGGCCCCGACGTCCACGCCCGCTCGCACCGCCGCCCCTGCGGTCTTCGAGGCCCCGGTGTTCGAAGCGCCGGCCTTCCCGGCCAGCGAGCCGCCCGCCGTGGAGTTCGGCGAAGAAGACTTCGAGGCCGCCGACGGCTTCACCTCGGCGCTGGAGCCGGAAACGGCGTTCGAGCCGACCGCCGAAGAGTACGACAGCGACTTCTCGGCCCCCGAATTCGCCACCACTGAGTTCGCCGCTCCGGAAGAGCCGGTCGCGACCGGACGTCCGCTGTCGACGCGCGAAGTGATCGAGCAAGCCCGGGCCGCCGCGCGTCAGGCCGCCATGGCCGGCGACGCCAAGGGCAAGGACAAGCCGAAGGCCGCCAAGAAGGCCGGAACCTCGCTGTTCGCCGGTTTCGGCGCCAAGGGCTCGGAAAAGAAAGCCAAGAAGGGCGGCATGAAGACCGCTCTGATGGTCTCGGCCACCGCCGCCTGCCTGGGCGTCGGCTCGGCCGGCGTGATCATGAGCATGGCCCAGGGCACGGGTCCCGTGCCGGAGCGCGTGGCCCAGGGCACGACCAACAAGGCGACCGGCGAGATCCGCGCCGCCGAGACTGACACCAGCCCGGCCGGCGCCCGCGCCGCCGTGGCCCTGACCTCGCAGGTCCCTGTCGAGGCGAGCTCGACCGAGACCTCGCCCGCCGCCATCGCGCCGCCCGGCGAAAACGCCCAGGCCCTCTACGAGGACGGCGTGCGTCGCATCGAGGCCAAGGACCGCACGGGTCTGGAGAGCCTTCGCAAGGCCGCCAATCTCGGCCTGCCGCGCGCCCAGTTCTACCTGGCCAAGATGTACGAGGTCGGTGAGGGCGGTGTGAAGAAGGACATGGCCGAGGCCCGCCGCTGGACCGAGCGCGCCGCCACGGCCGGCGAGCCGCGCGCCATGCACAACCTGGCCCTCTACTACTACAAGGGCGACGGCGGCGAACGGAACTCGACCAAGGCCGCCAGCTGGTTCCGCAAGGCCTCGGACCTGGGCCTGGTCGACAGCCAGTTCAACCTGGCCCAGCTCTATGAAGGCGGGTGGGGCGTCAGCCAGAACCCGACCGAGGCTTACAAGTGGTACCTGATCGCGGCGCGGTCGGGCGACAACGCCTCGCGCGCCCGGGCCATGGCCCTGCGCGCCCAACTGACCGCCGAAGGCCAGCGGATCGCCGAGCGTTCGGCCAGCGCCTTCCGCTCGCAAGCCGCCGCGCCGGTTCAAGCCGTCGCCTCGGCCGCCGCGCCCAGCGCCGGCCTGGCCACTGCCCAACGCGCCCTGTCCAAGCTGGGCTACTACCAGGGGCCCCAGGACGGCGTGACCTCGCCGGCCCTGCAGATGGCCATCGCCGCCTATCAGCGCGACCAGAACCTGCAGACCTCGGGCGCCCTGGACGGCGAGACCCTGAGTCGCCTGTCGACCTGGGCCCGCTGA
- a CDS encoding phosphatidylglycerol lysyltransferase domain-containing protein — protein sequence MSAPQLRPAFLAVAPTLSAILAAAAGILLLASGATPSEPTRFAIWVAVAPGPLIEVSHFVSSIIGLILVLLAFGLRSRLDAAWWAALFALAGGAVLALFKGLNWEETVILTGIMLAMLPFHEAFPRKAALSRMEITPGWLLSAAAALVGVALCGWWTFAHTEYADQSVMKTIGDREVARAIRSSAAAAIVLMAIGVWRLIATPATPPVVDDTDPEFDRVRAILAKAENAEPPSNLALLGDKRFLFSASGESFLMFGVRGRSWIAMGPPVGRDDERMELFWRFRELADAHAARAGFYALGPADLPDSVDLGLAIQKTGESAAVPLEAFSLSGRRREVLRRNWRKAGEGGAAFEVIPADQVHTVMDDLKRISDAWLAHHAGGEKGFSMGGFEERYVAEFPIALVRVEDQIVAFATLWTTAGKVSFSMDLMRYSDDAPKNVMDYLFVELLGWGKEQGYQAFEFGVAPLAGLEDRPLAPIMSRVGRLLYERGEEIYNFQGVRRYKDKYDPVWQPRYIAAPHKWAIPFLLADIGLLSSGGVSGLTKRPRPSSAGRPSSSPAD from the coding sequence ATGTCCGCGCCGCAACTGAGGCCTGCCTTCCTCGCCGTCGCGCCGACGCTGTCGGCCATCCTGGCGGCCGCCGCCGGGATCCTGCTGCTGGCCTCGGGCGCGACGCCGTCCGAGCCGACCCGCTTCGCGATCTGGGTGGCCGTGGCCCCCGGACCGCTGATCGAGGTCAGCCACTTCGTCTCGTCGATCATCGGCCTGATCCTGGTCCTGCTGGCCTTCGGCCTGCGCTCGCGTCTGGACGCGGCGTGGTGGGCGGCGCTGTTCGCCCTGGCCGGCGGCGCGGTCCTGGCTCTGTTCAAGGGTCTGAATTGGGAAGAGACGGTGATCCTGACCGGCATCATGCTGGCCATGCTGCCGTTCCACGAGGCCTTCCCGCGCAAGGCCGCCCTGTCGCGGATGGAGATCACGCCCGGCTGGCTGCTGTCGGCCGCCGCCGCCCTGGTCGGGGTGGCCCTGTGCGGTTGGTGGACCTTCGCCCACACCGAATATGCCGACCAGTCGGTGATGAAGACGATCGGCGACCGGGAAGTGGCCCGCGCCATCCGTTCGTCGGCCGCCGCCGCCATCGTGCTGATGGCCATCGGCGTCTGGCGGCTGATCGCGACGCCGGCCACGCCGCCGGTCGTCGACGACACGGATCCGGAATTCGACCGCGTTCGCGCCATCCTGGCCAAGGCCGAGAACGCCGAGCCGCCGTCGAACCTGGCCCTGCTGGGCGACAAGCGCTTCCTGTTCTCGGCCTCGGGCGAGAGCTTCCTGATGTTCGGCGTGCGCGGCCGCTCGTGGATCGCCATGGGACCGCCGGTCGGGCGCGACGACGAGCGCATGGAGCTGTTCTGGCGGTTCCGCGAACTGGCCGACGCCCACGCCGCCCGCGCCGGCTTTTATGCCTTGGGTCCGGCCGATCTTCCCGACAGCGTCGACCTGGGCCTGGCCATCCAGAAAACCGGCGAGAGCGCGGCCGTGCCGCTTGAGGCCTTCTCGCTGTCCGGACGTCGCCGCGAGGTCCTGCGCCGCAACTGGCGTAAGGCCGGGGAGGGCGGGGCGGCCTTCGAGGTCATTCCCGCCGACCAGGTCCACACGGTGATGGACGACCTGAAGCGGATCTCCGACGCCTGGCTGGCCCACCACGCCGGCGGCGAGAAGGGCTTCTCGATGGGCGGCTTCGAGGAGCGCTACGTCGCCGAGTTCCCGATCGCCCTGGTGCGGGTCGAGGACCAGATCGTCGCCTTCGCCACCCTATGGACCACGGCGGGCAAGGTCTCGTTCTCGATGGACCTGATGCGCTATTCGGACGACGCGCCCAAGAACGTGATGGACTACCTGTTCGTCGAGCTGCTGGGCTGGGGCAAGGAACAGGGCTACCAGGCGTTCGAGTTTGGCGTCGCGCCGCTGGCCGGCCTGGAGGATCGCCCCCTGGCTCCGATCATGTCGCGGGTGGGGCGTCTGCTCTACGAGCGCGGCGAGGAGATCTACAATTTCCAGGGCGTGCGTCGGTACAAGGACAAGTACGACCCGGTCTGGCAGCCGCGCTACATTGCCGCGCCTCACAAATGGGCCATACCCTTTTTGCTTGCGGACATCGGTCTGCTCTCGTCTGGCGGCGTCTCCGGTCTGACCAAAAGGCCGCGACCTAGTAGCGCGGGTCGCCCGTCTTCATCCCCAGCAGATTGA
- a CDS encoding DUF3429 domain-containing protein, giving the protein MAFEAAAADHTQDRVPVPPAVWVCGLATLLPFVICSALFCYGPIDMRQVSLISLLAYSSAMMSYLGGVRCGLEIERASPRWITLGLSLLFPLAGFGLLLGGLKFEPAWQLSGFLLVFILQWLWDVTNHDGPAWRPRLRTLLTSGAAISLAFALEQALHL; this is encoded by the coding sequence ATGGCGTTCGAAGCAGCAGCGGCCGATCACACGCAAGACCGCGTGCCGGTGCCCCCGGCGGTTTGGGTTTGCGGCCTGGCCACGTTGCTGCCGTTTGTCATCTGTTCGGCGCTGTTCTGCTATGGCCCGATCGACATGCGTCAAGTGTCGCTGATCAGCCTGCTGGCCTATTCCAGCGCCATGATGTCCTACCTGGGCGGCGTGCGTTGCGGCCTGGAGATCGAGCGGGCCAGCCCGCGCTGGATCACCCTGGGTCTTTCGTTGCTGTTTCCGCTGGCCGGCTTTGGCCTGCTGCTGGGCGGCCTGAAGTTCGAACCGGCCTGGCAGCTGTCGGGCTTCCTGTTGGTCTTTATCCTGCAATGGCTTTGGGACGTGACCAACCATGACGGCCCGGCCTGGCGTCCGCGCTTGCGCACCCTGCTGACCTCCGGCGCGGCCATCTCACTGGCCTTCGCGCTGGAACAGGCGCTGCACCTCTAG
- a CDS encoding tetratricopeptide repeat protein, giving the protein MATSGLAGLALAAMLVSGAPAWAEKSAPHEISRAELLRRAKAGDIKAYDLLANSYLDAKGDLRDVEAAVRWLKIGVKAGDTDCMIDLGNLYYDGADLNQDPDQALSLYVAAAAKGDALGAYNAGLVYETSADDIAQAVSWYRRAAAGGDEGGMYKVALAYQLGRGAPSDSTQAVAWMRMAARAGSADATNDLGEYYAQGYGVAADPVQALKFYREAVRLGSAVAMANVGSAYHDGEGVTADFQEARSWYVMAANNGDVTAYYELGQMYEDGEGVKTSAAKAVELYRAAAESDDDDVAQAAEDAIERLEGGSSTTPTA; this is encoded by the coding sequence ATGGCGACGAGCGGCTTGGCGGGCCTGGCCCTGGCGGCGATGCTGGTCTCGGGCGCGCCGGCCTGGGCGGAAAAGTCCGCTCCCCATGAAATCTCTCGCGCCGAGTTGCTGCGCCGCGCCAAGGCCGGCGACATCAAGGCCTACGACCTGCTGGCCAACAGCTATCTCGACGCCAAGGGCGACCTGCGCGACGTCGAGGCGGCGGTCCGCTGGTTGAAGATCGGGGTCAAGGCCGGCGACACCGACTGCATGATCGACCTGGGCAATCTTTATTACGACGGCGCCGACCTGAATCAGGATCCCGACCAGGCGCTGTCGCTCTACGTGGCCGCCGCGGCCAAGGGCGACGCCCTGGGCGCCTACAACGCCGGCCTGGTCTACGAGACCAGCGCCGACGATATCGCCCAGGCGGTCAGCTGGTACCGCCGCGCCGCCGCTGGCGGCGACGAGGGCGGGATGTACAAGGTGGCCCTGGCCTATCAGTTGGGACGCGGCGCGCCGTCCGACTCGACCCAGGCCGTGGCCTGGATGCGCATGGCGGCGCGGGCCGGCTCGGCCGACGCGACCAACGATCTGGGCGAATACTATGCGCAGGGCTACGGTGTCGCGGCCGACCCCGTCCAGGCGCTGAAGTTCTACCGCGAGGCTGTTCGCCTGGGTTCTGCCGTGGCCATGGCCAATGTCGGCTCCGCCTATCACGACGGCGAGGGCGTGACGGCCGACTTCCAGGAAGCGCGCAGCTGGTACGTGATGGCGGCCAACAACGGCGACGTGACGGCCTATTACGAGCTGGGCCAGATGTACGAGGACGGCGAGGGCGTTAAGACCAGCGCCGCCAAGGCCGTCGAGCTGTATCGCGCCGCCGCCGAGAGCGACGATGACGACGTCGCCCAGGCCGCCGAGGACGCCATCGAGCGCCTTGAGGGCGGATCCTCGACGACTCCGACCGCTTAA
- the pdeM gene encoding ligase-associated DNA damage response endonuclease PdeM, with the protein MAFQLNDCGGLRIEVAGTRAVLRHSGALWLEAERTMVVADLHFEKGSSYAARFGQMLPPYDTRETLDRLERELAALSPATLVFLGDSFHDGAGEDRLPAEDRARIAALALGRQLVWAVGNHDADGPRALPGDVVDEAAIAGLTFRHEPLPGAQPGEVAGHLHPAAKVTSGRATTRRRCFVTDGSRLVLPAFGAFTGGLNILDQAFAPLFGGPPLAAALGPRRVHAVGWKSLRPD; encoded by the coding sequence CTGGCGTTCCAACTCAACGATTGCGGCGGCCTGCGGATCGAGGTGGCGGGCACGCGCGCCGTGCTGCGCCACTCCGGCGCCCTTTGGCTGGAGGCCGAGCGCACGATGGTCGTGGCCGACCTGCACTTCGAGAAGGGCAGCAGCTACGCCGCGCGCTTCGGCCAGATGCTGCCGCCCTACGACACCCGCGAGACCCTGGACCGGCTGGAGCGTGAACTGGCGGCCCTGTCGCCCGCGACCTTGGTCTTCCTGGGCGACAGCTTTCACGACGGCGCGGGTGAAGACCGACTGCCGGCCGAGGATCGCGCCCGCATCGCCGCCTTGGCCTTGGGCCGGCAACTGGTCTGGGCGGTGGGCAACCACGACGCCGACGGCCCTCGCGCCCTGCCCGGCGACGTGGTCGACGAGGCGGCGATCGCCGGCCTGACCTTCCGCCACGAGCCCCTGCCCGGCGCTCAGCCCGGCGAGGTGGCCGGCCACCTGCATCCGGCCGCCAAGGTGACCAGCGGCCGGGCCACCACCCGCCGGCGCTGTTTCGTGACCGACGGCAGTCGCCTGGTGCTGCCGGCCTTCGGGGCCTTCACCGGTGGGCTCAACATCCTGGACCAGGCTTTCGCCCCGCTGTTCGGCGGCCCGCCATTGGCCGCCGCCCTGGGCCCTCGGCGGGTTCACGCTGTCGGCTGGAAATCGCTGCGCCCAGACTGA
- a CDS encoding ligase-associated DNA damage response DEXH box helicase, translated as MLAATALPPRFQEWFAARGWAPRPHQLAMVEKGRQGRDALLIAPTGGGKTLAGFLPSLIELSERAPRNTPAGVHTLYISPLKALAVDIERNLATPIREMGLKIVAESRTGDTGEARKQRQRLRPPDILLTTPEQLALFCAWEGARNYFADLSCVIIDEAHAIWPSKRGDLLSLGLARLQLFAPNLRRVGLSATVDDPDLVRRWLGWNAPPPVGEAAEGRWGDTAAEARSLPPPVAARPPPPQGEDLISSAHEVDLVLGQGGAQPIVEVLVSGGRVPWAGHTAEHAMAEIYEIIKGAKTALVFVNTRFQAEFAFQELWKLNDDGLAIALHHGSLAAEQRRKVEAAMARGEIRAVVCTSTLDMGIDWGDVDLVIQLAAPKGASRMVQRIGRANHRLDEPSRAILAPANRFEYLECRAAADAILGGHLDGEPARMGALDVLAQHIMGCACSEPFALTDLYDEVRTAGPYADLSWEDFETVVDFVSTGGYALRTYDKFRRIVPGQDGLWRARNAQAVLAHRMNVGAIVSPAMINVRIGGGKRPMGGRKVGEAEEGFFEAMKPGDTFVFAGQVWRFNSLVGADAFVTPAPDKDPMMPSWGGSKFPLSTYLAGRVRAMMHDEREWPALPPDVQEWLGYQKVRSIIPEQDEMLLETFPHGKRFHMVCYPFEGRLAHTTLAMLLTRRLDRLGVGPLGFVANDYAVNIWSLKPMDGLDLDELFAQDMLGDDLEAWLDESFLMKRAFKACALISGLIERRHPGQEKSGRQVTFSTDLIYDVLRRHQPDHLLLRCARADAATGSLDVARLGDLLTRIQGRIRHAALDRVSPIAVPIMLEIGRERAPGDAAGEMILADAEEDLIAEAMA; from the coding sequence ATGCTCGCGGCGACCGCCCTTCCTCCACGCTTTCAAGAGTGGTTCGCCGCGCGCGGCTGGGCGCCCAGACCGCATCAACTGGCCATGGTCGAGAAGGGTCGGCAGGGCCGCGACGCCCTGCTGATCGCCCCCACCGGCGGCGGCAAGACCCTGGCGGGCTTTCTGCCCAGCCTGATCGAACTGTCCGAGCGCGCGCCCCGCAACACGCCGGCCGGGGTGCATACACTTTACATTTCGCCGCTGAAGGCCCTGGCGGTCGACATCGAGCGCAACCTGGCCACGCCGATCCGCGAGATGGGCCTGAAGATCGTCGCCGAAAGCCGCACCGGCGACACCGGCGAGGCGCGCAAGCAGCGCCAGCGCCTGCGCCCGCCTGACATCCTGCTGACCACGCCCGAACAGCTGGCGCTGTTCTGCGCCTGGGAGGGCGCGCGCAACTACTTCGCCGACCTGTCCTGCGTGATCATCGACGAGGCCCACGCCATCTGGCCCTCCAAGCGCGGCGACCTGCTGTCGCTGGGCCTGGCGCGGCTGCAACTGTTCGCGCCGAACCTGCGACGAGTGGGGTTGTCGGCGACGGTGGATGATCCGGACCTGGTGAGAAGGTGGCTGGGCTGGAACGCCCCTCCCCCTGTGGGGGAGGCGGCCGAAGGCCGGTGGGGGGATACGGCGGCGGAGGCCCGATCTCTCCCCCCTCCGGTCGCCGCGCGACCACCTCCCCCACAGGGGGAGGACCTCATTTCCTCGGCTCATGAGGTCGACCTGGTCCTCGGCCAGGGCGGCGCGCAACCGATTGTGGAAGTCCTGGTCTCCGGCGGCCGGGTCCCCTGGGCCGGCCACACGGCCGAGCACGCCATGGCCGAGATCTACGAGATCATCAAAGGCGCCAAGACCGCCCTGGTCTTCGTCAACACACGCTTCCAGGCCGAGTTCGCGTTCCAGGAGCTGTGGAAGCTCAACGACGACGGCCTGGCCATCGCCCTGCACCACGGCAGCCTGGCCGCCGAGCAGCGGCGCAAGGTCGAGGCGGCCATGGCGCGCGGCGAGATCCGGGCCGTGGTCTGCACCTCCACGCTCGACATGGGCATCGACTGGGGTGACGTCGACCTGGTCATCCAGTTGGCCGCGCCGAAGGGCGCCTCGCGGATGGTCCAGCGGATCGGCCGCGCCAACCACCGCCTGGACGAGCCCTCGCGCGCCATCCTGGCCCCCGCCAACCGCTTCGAATATCTGGAGTGCCGCGCCGCCGCCGACGCCATCCTAGGCGGGCATCTGGATGGCGAGCCAGCTCGCATGGGTGCGCTGGATGTCCTGGCCCAGCACATCATGGGCTGCGCGTGCTCGGAGCCCTTCGCCCTGACCGACCTCTATGACGAGGTCCGCACGGCCGGCCCCTACGCCGACCTGTCGTGGGAAGACTTCGAGACCGTCGTCGATTTCGTCTCTACCGGCGGCTACGCCCTGCGCACCTACGACAAGTTCCGCCGCATCGTGCCGGGCCAGGACGGGCTTTGGCGGGCGCGCAACGCCCAGGCCGTTCTGGCTCACCGGATGAACGTCGGGGCCATCGTCTCGCCGGCCATGATCAATGTGCGCATCGGCGGCGGTAAACGACCGATGGGCGGCCGAAAGGTGGGAGAGGCGGAAGAAGGCTTCTTCGAGGCCATGAAGCCGGGCGACACCTTCGTGTTCGCCGGCCAGGTCTGGCGGTTCAACAGCCTGGTCGGGGCCGACGCCTTCGTCACGCCCGCGCCGGACAAGGACCCGATGATGCCCAGCTGGGGCGGCTCGAAGTTCCCGCTGTCGACCTATCTGGCCGGCCGGGTACGGGCGATGATGCACGACGAGCGCGAATGGCCCGCCCTGCCCCCGGACGTCCAGGAATGGCTGGGCTACCAGAAGGTCCGCTCGATCATTCCCGAGCAGGACGAGATGCTGCTGGAGACCTTCCCGCACGGCAAGCGCTTCCACATGGTCTGCTACCCGTTCGAGGGCCGCCTGGCCCATACCACCCTGGCCATGCTGCTGACCCGGCGGCTGGACCGGCTGGGCGTCGGCCCGCTGGGCTTCGTGGCCAACGACTACGCGGTCAACATCTGGTCGCTGAAGCCTATGGACGGGCTCGACCTCGACGAACTGTTCGCACAGGACATGCTGGGCGACGACCTGGAAGCGTGGCTGGACGAGAGCTTCCTGATGAAGCGCGCCTTCAAGGCCTGCGCCCTGATCTCGGGCCTGATCGAGCGCCGCCATCCGGGCCAGGAGAAGTCCGGCCGCCAGGTGACCTTCTCGACCGACTTGATCTACGACGTGCTGCGCCGTCACCAGCCCGATCACCTGCTGCTGCGCTGCGCCCGAGCCGACGCGGCGACCGGTTCTCTGGACGTGGCGCGGCTGGGCGATCTGCTGACGCGGATCCAGGGCCGCATCCGTCATGCGGCGCTGGACCGCGTGTCGCCGATCGCCGTGCCGATCATGCTGGAGATCGGCCGCGAGCGCGCGCCGGGCGACGCGGCCGGCGAAATGATCCTGGCCGATGCCGAGGAAGACCTGATCGCGGAAGCGATGGCTTAG